One Maribacter cobaltidurans genomic window carries:
- a CDS encoding DUF559 domain-containing protein: protein MNAGFLQTPIVYLKGVGPNRAETLQSELSIQVYQDLLNLFPNRYIDKTQYYKIGQLQKSNAEVQIVGKIVHIKTVEQKRGKRLVAKFVDDTGEIELVWFRGQKWIRENLKLNTPYVIFGKCNWFNGMFSMPHPEMELLSEHEKSLRIHMQPVYPSTEKLSNKGITNRVLGKLVQQLFVETKGKFSETLSDKILYELKLIPKSEALFNIHFPKNQELLAKAQFRLKFEELFYLQLQLIAKNMLHKQKIKGFNFDQVGTLFNDFYANHLPFELTDAQKRVIREIRADLGSNAQMNRLLQGDVGSGKTIVAVMTMLLAIDNGFQACLVAPTEILANQHYNGIKELLAGTAVTCKLLTGSVKKSVRKPIHEQLENGELHILIGTHAVLEDKVVFKNLGLAIIDEQHRFGVAQRSKLWHKGSPPLTPPKGRVNEIHAQYQTARPSTYNLLKELQKDRKKHTTEAEQILWESLKTKKLGDKFRRQHIIDMFIVDFVCISKKLVIEVDGKYHDDASEQEADTMRAQILNDFGYKVIRFTNEEVIGNIDSVISKIGTVLESLPSGEVGGAPPPHILVMTATPIPRTLAMSLYGDLDISVIDELPPGRKPVKTVHRYDSNRLKVFQFIRDEIGKGRQVYVVYPLIQESEALDYKDLMDGYESIVRDFPQPDYQISIVHGQMKPEDKDYEMERFVKGETQIMVATTVIEVGVNVPNASVMIIESAERFGLSQLHQLRGRVGRGADQSFCILMTSYKLSSEAKTRLETMVQTNDGFEIAEVDLKLRGPGDIMGTQQSGMLNLKIADIVKDNSILKSARYYAMQLLKDDPSLEKPENLVIRHFYAQLVKFKNIWNYIS, encoded by the coding sequence ATGAATGCCGGATTCCTTCAAACGCCCATTGTGTATCTTAAAGGTGTAGGCCCCAACAGGGCGGAAACCTTACAGTCCGAATTAAGTATTCAGGTTTACCAAGATTTATTGAACCTCTTTCCCAATAGATATATAGACAAGACCCAGTATTACAAAATAGGCCAACTCCAAAAAAGTAATGCGGAGGTTCAGATTGTGGGAAAAATTGTCCATATCAAAACGGTAGAGCAAAAACGGGGCAAAAGATTGGTAGCCAAATTCGTAGACGATACGGGCGAAATAGAGCTGGTTTGGTTCCGGGGGCAAAAATGGATCAGGGAAAATCTAAAGCTGAATACACCATATGTGATTTTTGGCAAGTGCAACTGGTTCAACGGCATGTTTTCTATGCCTCATCCGGAGATGGAGCTTCTTTCAGAACACGAAAAGAGTCTTAGAATTCACATGCAACCGGTATATCCTTCAACCGAAAAATTAAGCAATAAGGGCATTACCAATCGTGTGTTGGGCAAACTGGTACAGCAGCTTTTTGTGGAAACAAAGGGAAAATTTTCAGAAACCTTATCCGATAAAATTTTATATGAATTAAAACTGATTCCGAAGAGCGAGGCACTTTTTAATATTCATTTTCCAAAAAATCAAGAATTATTGGCAAAAGCCCAATTCCGGTTGAAATTCGAGGAGCTTTTTTACCTGCAACTACAACTGATTGCCAAAAACATGCTCCACAAGCAGAAAATCAAAGGATTCAACTTTGATCAAGTAGGAACCTTGTTCAATGATTTTTATGCCAATCATTTGCCTTTTGAACTCACTGATGCCCAGAAAAGGGTCATCCGAGAAATAAGGGCCGATTTAGGTAGCAATGCCCAAATGAACCGATTATTACAGGGCGATGTAGGTTCTGGAAAAACCATTGTAGCGGTTATGACCATGTTGTTGGCCATAGATAATGGTTTTCAAGCGTGCTTGGTAGCTCCTACGGAAATCCTGGCCAATCAACATTACAACGGAATCAAGGAATTGTTAGCAGGAACCGCAGTAACCTGCAAGCTTTTGACCGGCTCGGTCAAGAAATCCGTCCGAAAACCTATCCATGAACAACTGGAAAATGGAGAGCTCCATATTCTTATCGGGACCCATGCCGTGCTGGAGGATAAAGTAGTATTCAAAAACCTAGGTTTGGCGATAATTGATGAACAGCATCGATTTGGTGTAGCGCAACGTTCCAAGTTGTGGCATAAGGGAAGCCCACCCCTAACCCCTCCCAAAGGGAGGGTGAATGAAATCCATGCTCAATATCAAACCGCCAGACCTTCAACTTATAATTTGTTGAAGGAACTACAAAAAGACAGAAAAAAACATACCACGGAAGCCGAGCAAATTCTATGGGAGTCATTAAAAACAAAGAAACTAGGCGATAAGTTTAGAAGACAACATATCATAGATATGTTCATTGTAGACTTTGTTTGTATTTCCAAAAAGTTAGTTATTGAAGTTGACGGAAAATACCATGATGATGCGTCCGAGCAGGAAGCCGATACAATGAGGGCCCAAATTCTCAATGATTTTGGATATAAGGTAATACGATTTACAAATGAAGAAGTAATCGGGAATATCGACTCGGTGATATCTAAAATTGGGACAGTTCTGGAAAGCCTCCCCTCCGGGGAGGTCGGAGGGGCTCCCCCACCCCATATTCTAGTCATGACGGCAACCCCCATTCCACGAACCCTGGCCATGAGCCTTTACGGGGATTTGGATATTTCGGTCATTGATGAATTGCCGCCGGGAAGAAAACCCGTAAAAACGGTACACCGATATGATTCTAACCGTTTAAAAGTGTTCCAGTTCATTAGGGATGAAATTGGAAAAGGACGACAAGTGTATGTCGTCTATCCTTTAATTCAAGAATCCGAAGCATTGGATTATAAGGACTTGATGGATGGGTATGAGAGTATTGTTCGTGATTTTCCACAACCCGATTATCAAATTTCCATAGTCCATGGGCAAATGAAACCTGAGGATAAGGATTACGAAATGGAGCGCTTTGTAAAAGGAGAAACCCAAATTATGGTCGCTACCACGGTGATTGAAGTCGGCGTAAATGTTCCCAATGCCTCGGTCATGATTATAGAAAGCGCAGAACGGTTTGGGCTTTCGCAGCTGCATCAATTACGTGGTAGAGTGGGTAGAGGAGCCGACCAAAGTTTTTGTATTCTAATGACGAGCTACAAGCTAAGCTCCGAAGCCAAAACCCGATTGGAAACGATGGTACAAACCAATGATGGGTTTGAGATTGCTGAAGTGGATTTAAAACT
- a CDS encoding M1 family metallopeptidase, protein MNRVWFLFMFLGLSAFSQHQDKVDFIKATVVITPDLSEETISGKVFYDFHILQNVDSVWLDAKNMDFEKVRLDDKRVKWNYDDKRLVIKNKFKKGVDHKLFIQYSCTPKQTVYFIGLDDDNPDNDQVWTQGQGKYTSHWLPSFDDMEEKVVFNMNIQVDFPFRVVTNGKFNSYTQGPVKNPVYSFSMENPMSSYLLAFAIGKYDKQELKSESGVPIDNYFYPKDSLKVEPTYRYTKKIFDFFEEEIGVDYPWQNYKQIPVHDFLYAGMENTGATIFSDAYVIDSTAFIDRNYVNINAHEMAHQWFGNLVTEKDGNHHWLHEGFATYYAYLAEKNIFGEDHFYWKLYDTARQLYKMSQEEKGESLLDPKASSLTFYEKGAWALVILREKVGEEAFKKGIKSYLEKYAYKNVTVDDFLKEMEEASHQNLDDYKSRWLISTEFPWDDAKTYLARKNESLKNYFFLQDQLDWSTALDDEKLMWLWNRETPKPFKTHLISEYHSQIQNSTLQRIFQNELSLEVRQALAISIPQVKPEFKTYFESFLQDKSYVTQEYTLFKLWEAFPESRVGYLNKLEDVVGLPNKNVRLLWLTLALVTPDYKTTEKASYLEELISYTRKIYNPEIRQSAFQYLYQINAVNGEVLRQLILATDHHSWQFRMFVRNLLDEMLKNEDLKQQIVSVAMQLKPSDLRYLKTKIELP, encoded by the coding sequence ATGAATCGGGTTTGGTTTTTATTTATGTTCCTTGGTCTGTCCGCTTTTTCCCAGCATCAGGACAAGGTAGATTTTATAAAGGCGACGGTAGTAATCACTCCTGACCTGTCCGAAGAAACCATTTCAGGAAAGGTCTTTTATGACTTTCACATTCTTCAAAATGTAGATTCCGTTTGGCTGGATGCCAAAAATATGGATTTTGAAAAAGTGAGATTAGACGATAAAAGAGTTAAATGGAATTACGATGATAAAAGATTGGTGATTAAAAATAAGTTTAAAAAGGGAGTTGACCACAAGCTGTTTATCCAATATTCATGCACACCTAAACAGACGGTTTATTTTATAGGACTTGATGACGACAATCCCGACAACGACCAAGTCTGGACCCAAGGACAGGGTAAATATACCAGTCATTGGTTACCCAGTTTTGATGATATGGAGGAGAAGGTTGTTTTTAATATGAATATACAAGTAGACTTCCCCTTTCGAGTGGTCACCAATGGCAAATTTAATTCGTATACTCAAGGACCGGTAAAAAATCCAGTTTATTCCTTTTCTATGGAAAATCCCATGAGCAGCTATTTATTGGCCTTTGCCATTGGAAAATATGACAAACAGGAGTTGAAATCTGAAAGCGGTGTACCTATCGATAATTATTTCTATCCGAAGGATAGTTTAAAGGTTGAACCCACCTACCGATATACCAAGAAGATTTTTGATTTCTTTGAGGAGGAAATTGGCGTTGACTACCCTTGGCAGAATTACAAACAAATTCCGGTTCATGATTTTCTCTATGCGGGAATGGAAAATACGGGCGCTACTATTTTTTCCGATGCTTATGTCATAGATTCCACGGCATTTATCGATCGTAATTATGTTAATATCAATGCCCATGAAATGGCCCACCAATGGTTTGGAAACCTGGTTACCGAAAAGGATGGTAACCACCATTGGTTGCATGAGGGTTTTGCTACGTATTATGCCTACTTGGCCGAAAAGAATATTTTTGGCGAAGATCATTTTTATTGGAAATTGTATGATACGGCCAGACAACTGTACAAAATGTCCCAAGAGGAAAAGGGAGAAAGTCTATTGGATCCCAAAGCAAGTAGCCTTACTTTTTATGAAAAGGGAGCATGGGCCTTGGTGATATTGAGGGAGAAAGTAGGGGAGGAAGCTTTTAAAAAAGGAATCAAATCCTACCTAGAAAAGTATGCCTATAAAAATGTAACCGTGGATGATTTTTTAAAAGAGATGGAAGAGGCATCTCATCAGAATTTGGATGATTATAAATCTAGATGGTTGATTTCGACCGAATTTCCTTGGGACGACGCAAAGACATATTTGGCAAGGAAAAATGAAAGTCTGAAAAACTACTTTTTTTTACAAGATCAGTTGGATTGGTCAACGGCTTTGGACGATGAAAAATTAATGTGGTTGTGGAACCGGGAGACCCCAAAACCTTTTAAAACGCATTTAATTTCTGAATACCATAGCCAAATTCAGAATTCAACGCTTCAAAGAATTTTTCAAAATGAACTTTCTCTGGAAGTGAGACAGGCTTTGGCCATATCCATACCACAAGTTAAGCCGGAGTTTAAAACGTATTTTGAGTCGTTTTTGCAGGATAAAAGTTACGTTACCCAAGAATATACCCTTTTTAAATTATGGGAGGCTTTTCCCGAAAGTCGGGTTGGGTATTTGAATAAACTTGAAGATGTAGTTGGCCTACCCAATAAAAATGTCCGTCTTCTGTGGCTGACTTTGGCTTTGGTGACTCCTGACTATAAAACGACTGAGAAGGCAAGTTATCTGGAAGAATTGATTTCTTATACCCGAAAAATCTATAATCCGGAAATCAGGCAAAGTGCCTTTCAATATCTATATCAAATAAACGCTGTCAATGGGGAAGTTTTAAGGCAATTGATTTTGGCAACGGATCATCATTCTTGGCAATTCAGAATGTTTGTAAGAAATTTACTAGACGAAATGCTTAAGAACGAAGACCTAAAACAACAGATTGTCTCTGTAGCCATGCAACTAAAACCATCGGATTTACGTTATTTAAAAACCAAAATAGAATTACCATGA
- a CDS encoding patatin-like phospholipase family protein, with protein MRALVISGGGSKGAFAGGVAQFLIQDAGKTYDIFVGTSTGSLLISHLALGKLNKIKRIYSNVTQSSIFNNCPFVIKKVHGSDEIGINHWNVIRNFIKGKKTFGESENLRKLISESLTKTEFNKLKKGMSDVVITVSNLSLNQVEYKSIKECSYEDFCDWIWISANYTPFMSLVRKEGCEYADGGLGSIVPIEEAIKRGATEVDVVVLHTEVNYLNRMPSRNPFELLTSMMSFVFDRIENQNIRIGKFVANQNNAIINLYYTPTILTTNSLIFDKKKMTLWWKRGYLYAKNKNEETNPIEPNENE; from the coding sequence ATGAGGGCTTTGGTCATTTCAGGAGGAGGTAGTAAGGGGGCTTTTGCCGGTGGCGTAGCCCAATTTCTTATTCAAGATGCGGGAAAAACCTATGATATTTTTGTGGGTACTTCCACGGGGAGTTTATTGATTTCCCATTTGGCCTTGGGTAAATTAAATAAGATCAAACGTATTTATTCCAATGTAACACAAAGTAGTATTTTCAATAATTGTCCTTTTGTAATCAAGAAAGTACATGGGAGCGATGAAATTGGTATTAACCACTGGAATGTAATTCGGAATTTCATAAAGGGTAAAAAAACCTTTGGAGAAAGTGAGAACCTTCGGAAACTTATCAGTGAAAGCCTAACGAAAACCGAATTCAACAAGCTAAAGAAGGGAATGTCCGATGTCGTCATTACGGTCAGTAACCTTTCCCTGAACCAAGTCGAATACAAATCGATAAAAGAATGTTCCTACGAGGATTTTTGTGATTGGATTTGGATTTCCGCAAATTATACACCTTTCATGAGTTTGGTCAGAAAGGAAGGTTGTGAATATGCCGATGGTGGATTGGGTAGCATTGTTCCCATAGAGGAGGCCATTAAAAGGGGGGCTACGGAAGTTGATGTAGTAGTTCTACACACGGAGGTAAATTATTTGAACCGTATGCCTTCCAGAAATCCCTTTGAGCTTTTGACATCCATGATGAGTTTTGTCTTTGATAGGATTGAAAACCAAAACATAAGAATAGGGAAATTTGTGGCCAATCAGAACAATGCCATCATTAACCTTTATTATACTCCCACAATCCTAACCACAAATTCCCTAATTTTTGATAAGAAGAAAATGACTCTTTGGTGGAAACGTGGGTATCTCTATGCCAAAAATAAGAATGAGGAGACTAACCCAATAGAACCCAATGAAAATGAGTGA